One genomic window of Pirellulales bacterium includes the following:
- a CDS encoding site-specific DNA-methyltransferase — MGSTLLLPRLPGSSVDLVVTSPPYALHFKKEYGNADQHEYVDWFLPFGREIKRLLKPDGSFVLNIGGSWTPGAPIRSLYHFRLLLALCDDLGFHLCQEFFWYNPAKMPAPAEWVNVRRVRVKDSVEYIFWLSPSKFPRADNAKVLQAYSKDMERLIKRGVKNTKRPSGHNIKESFAADKGGSIPPNIIECGNNESNSRYIKESKRKGQKVHPARFPAELPRFFMEFLTNPGDLVLDPFAGSNTTGAVAERIGRRWLAVEKDRAYAKDSELRFEEFGEDSRVGQRLMFNMSSK; from the coding sequence TTGGGGTCCACCTTACTTCTGCCACGGCTGCCAGGCTCTAGCGTTGATCTGGTTGTCACATCGCCGCCATATGCGCTGCACTTCAAAAAGGAATATGGCAACGCCGACCAGCACGAGTACGTGGACTGGTTTCTCCCGTTCGGCCGCGAGATCAAGCGATTACTCAAGCCGGATGGCAGCTTTGTCCTGAACATCGGCGGAAGTTGGACGCCGGGCGCCCCGATCCGGTCGCTATATCACTTCCGGTTGCTGCTGGCCTTATGCGATGATCTTGGCTTTCACCTGTGCCAAGAGTTTTTTTGGTACAACCCCGCGAAGATGCCCGCCCCTGCAGAGTGGGTCAACGTCCGGCGGGTGCGGGTCAAAGATTCGGTCGAGTACATCTTCTGGCTTTCACCGTCGAAGTTCCCTAGGGCCGACAACGCCAAGGTGTTGCAAGCTTACAGCAAAGACATGGAGCGGCTGATCAAGCGAGGGGTTAAGAACACCAAGCGACCGTCTGGTCACAACATTAAAGAGAGTTTTGCGGCCGACAAGGGTGGATCAATACCGCCAAACATCATCGAGTGCGGTAATAACGAGTCCAATAGCCGCTACATTAAGGAATCTAAGCGGAAGGGACAGAAGGTCCACCCCGCGAGATTCCCCGCCGAGTTACCGCGTTTTTTTATGGAGTTCCTGACGAATCCAGGCGACTTGGTGCTCGACCCGTTTGCTGGGTCGAATACGACAGGTGCAGTCGCAGAACGAATAGGGCGTCGATGGCTCGCCGTGGAGAAGGATCGAGCGTACGCGAAGGATTCCGAGTTACGATTTGAGGAATTCGGTGAGGACTCCAGAGTCGGCCAGCGGCTGATGTTCAACATGAGTTCCAAGTAA
- the kdsA gene encoding 3-deoxy-8-phosphooctulonate synthase yields the protein MPANPARIGPYTCGTGQPLLVIAGPCVIQNEELTLSIAQRLDRLRRELPIQLVFKASFDKANRTSADAFRGLGVEAGLAVLARVREVTGLPVTTDIHESWQAEPVGKVCDLLQIPAFLARQTDLLVAAAKTGRAVNVKKGQFLAPWDMRHVVTKLEQSGCQNILLCERGTFFGYGRLVNDMRAIPQMRALGVPVVFDATHSVQEPGGLGAATGGNRAMVEPLARAATAIGIDGLFFETHPEPDTSPSDGPNMIPLDEFPALITRLLSIRATVEKFS from the coding sequence GTGCCTGCCAATCCCGCTCGAATCGGACCCTACACCTGTGGCACGGGTCAGCCCCTGTTGGTCATTGCCGGGCCGTGTGTGATCCAGAACGAGGAGCTGACTCTCTCGATCGCCCAACGGCTCGACCGGCTGCGTCGCGAGTTGCCCATCCAGTTGGTCTTCAAAGCGTCGTTCGACAAGGCCAACCGCACCAGCGCCGACGCCTTCCGCGGCCTGGGGGTCGAGGCCGGCCTGGCGGTTCTCGCCCGGGTCCGGGAAGTCACGGGCCTGCCCGTAACGACCGACATTCACGAATCGTGGCAAGCCGAACCGGTCGGCAAGGTTTGCGACCTCTTGCAGATTCCGGCCTTTCTGGCGCGGCAAACCGACCTGCTGGTAGCGGCCGCCAAGACGGGCCGCGCCGTGAACGTCAAGAAGGGACAATTCCTCGCTCCGTGGGATATGCGGCACGTCGTGACTAAGCTGGAACAGTCTGGCTGTCAGAACATCCTGCTGTGTGAGCGCGGCACATTCTTCGGCTACGGGCGCCTGGTCAACGACATGCGCGCGATACCGCAGATGCGGGCCCTGGGCGTGCCAGTCGTGTTCGATGCCACGCACAGCGTGCAGGAGCCTGGCGGTCTTGGCGCGGCCACCGGCGGCAATCGCGCCATGGTCGAGCCGCTGGCCCGCGCGGCCACGGCCATCGGTATCGACGGACTGTTCTTCGAAACGCATCCCGAGCCCGACACTTCGCCCAGCGACGGACCGAACATGATCCCGCTGGACGAATTTCCGGCGCTTATCACGCGGCTGCTTTCGATTCGCGCGACGGTGGAGAAATTTTCGTGA
- a CDS encoding tetratricopeptide repeat protein: MFARHVVLVAIIGLTTSGCQDTNRSPRSTHVSSATSREQMNDQNLQYAFDVLRSTEEFQTAESLQAVVARLNQWTQDKQPRADWQPEPILETLPEELRQLPAVRSLGDLRFPPIDGPELQQTVWLNAIAERARGQESQPLPIAQALFDWVVRNEQIERDANMPVPHMPREILILGHSTAADRAWIFTLLCRQQGLDVVELAIAGDDGTEPRLWTPAVFLDGELYLFDTRLGLPIAGPEGKPVATLRDVLADEKLLRAMDLDPQRLYPITADDLQHLVALVEASPMFISQRMQLVESELPGKETLILTAHPSALAEKVKSHPGITGVQAWRLPYERMKKQMQLDRETQVKAVAEFAPFQIPNSILWQARVLHLLGSFDGDKGASVLYQSARPSDADLKSYRDKAPEKTRPKVENDVARMKEAKQSASYWLGLIAFERGNYPAAIDYFQTRTLEAAPEGPWTGGARYNLARSLEALGRTDEAIRYYKADLSAQRSGNLLRAERLEAAKKPAETAEKEKEAAE, from the coding sequence TTGTTCGCTCGACACGTCGTGCTCGTCGCGATTATCGGTCTTACCACCAGCGGTTGCCAGGACACAAATCGCAGCCCGCGCTCGACACACGTCAGCTCCGCGACGTCGCGCGAGCAGATGAACGATCAGAATCTGCAATACGCTTTCGACGTGCTGCGCAGCACCGAGGAATTTCAGACGGCCGAATCGCTGCAGGCGGTCGTGGCCCGTTTGAATCAATGGACGCAGGACAAGCAGCCCCGCGCCGATTGGCAGCCCGAGCCGATCCTGGAAACGCTTCCCGAAGAGCTGCGCCAGCTCCCCGCCGTGCGCAGCCTGGGCGACTTACGTTTTCCCCCTATCGACGGTCCCGAGCTGCAGCAGACCGTATGGCTGAACGCGATTGCCGAGCGCGCCCGCGGGCAGGAAAGCCAACCGCTGCCGATCGCCCAGGCTCTTTTCGATTGGGTCGTCCGCAATGAGCAGATCGAGCGCGACGCCAACATGCCGGTGCCGCACATGCCGCGGGAGATCCTCATCCTCGGGCATAGCACCGCGGCCGACCGCGCCTGGATTTTTACTCTCTTATGCCGCCAGCAAGGGTTGGACGTCGTCGAACTGGCGATCGCCGGCGACGATGGTACGGAGCCACGTCTGTGGACGCCCGCCGTGTTTCTCGATGGCGAGCTTTATTTGTTCGACACGCGCTTAGGTCTGCCCATCGCCGGTCCCGAGGGCAAGCCGGTGGCCACGCTTCGCGACGTGCTGGCGGACGAGAAGCTGCTGCGTGCGATGGATCTTGATCCACAGCGGCTGTACCCGATCACCGCCGACGACCTGCAGCACCTGGTGGCGCTGGTCGAGGCGTCGCCGATGTTCATCTCGCAGCGCATGCAGTTGGTCGAATCGGAGCTGCCCGGCAAGGAAACATTGATTCTCACCGCGCATCCGTCGGCCCTGGCCGAAAAGGTGAAGTCGCATCCCGGCATCACCGGCGTCCAAGCGTGGCGGCTGCCGTACGAGCGCATGAAAAAGCAAATGCAGCTCGACCGCGAGACGCAGGTCAAAGCGGTCGCCGAGTTTGCCCCGTTCCAGATTCCCAACTCCATCCTCTGGCAAGCCCGCGTGCTGCACTTGTTGGGCAGCTTCGACGGCGACAAAGGGGCAAGCGTCCTGTACCAGTCGGCCCGCCCTTCGGATGCGGATTTGAAGTCATACCGCGACAAGGCGCCGGAAAAGACGCGGCCCAAGGTCGAGAACGACGTGGCGCGGATGAAAGAAGCCAAGCAGTCGGCCAGCTACTGGCTGGGGCTGATCGCTTTCGAGCGTGGCAACTACCCGGCGGCCATCGATTATTTTCAGACCCGCACGCTGGAGGCGGCGCCCGAAGGTCCTTGGACCGGGGGTGCCCGCTATAACCTGGCTCGCTCGCTCGAAGCGCTCGGTCGCACGGACGAAGCCATTCGCTATTACAAAGCCGACCTGTCCGCGCAGCGGTCAGGAAACCTGCTGCGGGCCGAGCGGCTGGAAGCGGCCAAGAAACCTGCGGAAACCGCCGAGAAAGAAAAGGAAGCGGCCGAGTGA
- the rpmE gene encoding 50S ribosomal protein L31, with protein sequence MKKGIHPKYVTTHVKCGCGNTFETRSTQPELKVDICSACHPFFTGKLKYVDAAGRIEKFKSKFSGSGYASVERGKKGGKAAKAQAAET encoded by the coding sequence ATGAAAAAAGGCATTCATCCCAAGTACGTGACAACGCACGTTAAGTGCGGTTGCGGCAATACCTTTGAGACGCGCAGCACCCAGCCCGAGCTGAAGGTCGATATTTGCAGCGCCTGCCACCCGTTCTTCACCGGTAAGTTGAAGTACGTGGACGCGGCCGGACGTATCGAAAAGTTCAAGAGCAAGTTTTCTGGAAGCGGTTACGCCAGCGTCGAACGCGGCAAGAAGGGCGGCAAGGCGGCCAAAGCCCAAGCTGCCGAGACCTAG